The window CACCCGAAAGGGTAAGATTTtacaagagaagaaaaaagataaaGAAGGCGATGATTATTGATTGCGTCTATTCGAAAGAAGTGTAGATTTGGGCACTATCCATTTGCGGTGCAGATCATCGAGCGTTGAAGAAAAGATCatggtttgttttcttttgtgagtcttattttctgtttctctttgtatagtatatactatatatgtattttgtttGAATAATTGAATCCTCTTAACTCgatcttcttcaatattttgtaCAAAGGATGCAAGGGTTCAAATACTTGATGTGGATTTCATATCTGAGCTCCATATTGGTTCTTATCTGAGCTCCTTCAGCGGATAAACAATGTGGTCAGCGAATAAAGGAGTTTAATCCAACTTAACTGTTAACAATCAGACGGGCAGATCTTCCCGTTGTTTATTTTCCcgtttcttcttaattttttgtttttgctccaatctttctttatttttatttttcttatgtttttgctCCAATCTTTCTTTATCACATAACCGTAACTACTTTCTGAttaaatactattttttttatttcttaaaaataaattaaaagctaCTTAATACTAgggtttagtgatattcatctttacttataaatgaaagaTATCTTATGCTCGATTCTCGTCACTTAGTcttcttaatgtagataatatcgtttgttgaaaaaaaaaagtaaattaaaacactaaaattaaataataaaaaattaaatagaaacCCAACGGTCGTCAACTTCCTCACCCCGGTGTGAGATGTTAGATAATTTGGGTTGGGTGAGGTGGGTTGGGGTCGCTCCTCATCTATTCATTCACCCCTTCACATCTGTGCATCCACCCCAATTTAGATGATTTGGGATCTTGGATTAgcaatatttttcaaataatagAGAGGagactggagagagagagaggggaggagtGAGGAAGAgcgagatggaatgggatggtTAGATTTTGGAATTGTTAtgacataaaaatattaataatgaTAAAAGTTAATTAGAGTTATGTGAGAGGACACATGTCAAGCTGAATTTGTGTTGGTAGCATACACTAAAGttaagtttgggcaattttgctcaccaccctcaAATGATGGTGATGCTCACCACAATAGAATATCAGGGTACACATAACAAACATACGAACAAACAGATTATAAATTACGAATATTATTTGATTaacgaaaaaacaaagaaataggATTGCCAAGACGGCTACACTTAAAGACtacattttaatcaacttattATCATACTAAATTATAAGCTATATTTATAGAGAACAAAAcctaaaaaaaccctaatttgaatGAGCTAAGCCCAAATCTTAAATTAACAAGCAAAcccaaataattaaataactaATTTTCCAAAACCTCCGTCAAACTCATGGTGGTACATGACATGAGTTTGCCAACAAGAAAATGTCGATGCAGGCTTCGCTAGGTGGACAAGCAAGCAAGTAAGCTTGGCTAGGCTGAACTTGACTTAACTTGCGAATTGGCAAACTGATTTTGCTTCAAACATGCATGAGGGTATGGAAAGAAAGCATATGAATGCTCCCCATCACTAAACGAACGAGATTTTTATATCCCAATTGCAGTAACGGAcggacaaaaaaaatattatcactCAAATGGTCATAAGTCCAAATACTTAAGTAACAGTCGCAAAATTCCCATACAGGCCAACAACTCGTGTGGGCCTCAAAGACtttaaacaaaatcaaacagcCCATTTCTTTTTGCCCTTTCCCGGTGTGGGCCGAAAgctcaaccaaattccaattttttcttttccgtGTGGGCCTCAAACATACCgccactttttcttctttttcttttcctttttccctctttttctttttctttttcttttttaccgaTCCCTATAATTGTTGCCCCCAATTAGACAATTTTGCTAATTCTTATTAATGAAGAGGATTTTTCAATCTTACTACTTGTTTTGAATTTGCCTGTGTTCAAATCTGAACTGAATCATTTCTTTTTTAAACAATTGGTGTCGGGAGAGGGGGCCTCCGCAGGCTTTTATCAACTTTGAGTTACAAGTTcattgaaaattaataattgatttgtCTCCTTAAGGAAGAAAGGCCATATGTCACATTCCGgttcgggcccccaccacatctcaggCCCTCTCTACACACCTTGACCCGAAAagtccactaggactccaaatcgagctgtgATGGGCGACACCGggaaggtgacgaaaccatagAATGTGATGATGTGTaaagtgtgaataaatttaaacctaaaagtgcctatatACACAACTACACGGTGAGCGGGTAtggacccatttcacacgtgatacagagcataaaACAAGTACAGTGAACaaagataataattataccatCAATATATGCCACCAAAATTGGGAGTACCACATGTTCTCGTCGATACGGAACcatgctactagaacctggagggatgaaaaaatagaaagtgtgagtggtcaaaacaaagattttcaaaatcatttccattatcaaaggtagtaacctCTCGTTGAAAAACTCGAatagtttctagaaacaaaaccgtgagggcgtggttgaggcccaaagctgacaatatcgtgctacggtggtggaatgggcccaggatgtggtgggggcctgggccaggatgtgacaccaTAGAGACGTGGTGTTGGATGAACTCTTTACAAGTCcattgaaaattaataattgaattgtcttttaatttaattattatttatcttttttaagggaattgttattggcattctaaatttctcattttacatttgaaactttctatatttagaaagaaaaatatacttgtgaagaatgtagaatgagatttttagagtgtcaataatacttcccttttttaattatctttttaaaTGATATTGTAAGAGTAGGATTTGAGCTAAGTCACATGCCATAATTTGATACggaaaatcaaatctaaaacaTTCTTTTCTATAAATGGAGAAGATATTATTACACCGTAGGGCTAGAGAAATTTATGATTGAATCTTTAGATTTTGCATTATAGTCGCTCTATAGTGACTCTTTTGTGACTGAAAAAATGATTACTCAATTTTCGTGGAAAACGCGAATTATACATGTACCTTGACTACTTTTTGGAAAAGCCATATATAATTGTCTGCTGACTTTTATCAGTAAGTATCTCATGTAAATCTTGGTTTGTTTGGGCTTCCCCACCCTCATTTacccccaaaaaaataaaaagaggtaGCATGATCATCTCccacatcttcttcttcatcaactCTTAAGACCGAAGCCCATTCAGATCCTTGGAAGTTTGAGCATGGTGGAGAGGAACTATACTTATCAACTTGAGTTTGCGAGTTGGCGAAATTCGATTTGTGAAATCGTCCATTTCAAAGTGTCTTTTTGAAGAAACTAGTTGGGACTTTCATCCAACAGCTTTCGGCATCTTACAATACACAACTCTGGTGTGTGCGAGGTACCTCCAAGCTCCCCTCTTGTGAAAACATACCTCTGCTTGTATTATTTGCTTTCAATTGAAATCTTCATGGCCGATGAGTCAATGCATTGGCTTTGGATCCTCTTGCtttcttatctttatttttCGTTTTAATATTGTCCTATGAAATTTGTTTTAAGTCTCTAACTCACACTTAAAAGCACcgttacactgaaaaatttctcatagaCAGTGGGTCATTCTCTTTTGTTTATGAAAAAAATCATAAACTTATCCAATAACCACCACATATCATCCCTTATTGACATAATTAGATTCAAGCGCTACATTTTATAATTAAACATTAGTTagtttttaggttttttattcAAGTTCTCTGAATTTTGATTAAACGCTTTAACTTTATCTGTgatcttttctttatttttaactcaatatgttatataaatttaaagaatataaatatgggtctctaaattcattgaaattgttttgtaagactatatatatatatttttttttttcagaaacgTGAACTAAATCCATTCATGAAAAAAGATCcagtccttttctttttttcttcttaaaataaatatgagtcattattttaataattaatttattaaaaattaataaaatatatttttgtataaagttttgatatgaaTTTCTTTTAGGGTTACACATAACGTGTCATTAGCTTTTTACGTACCAACGCCTTCAAACTTAAGCCACAGCCCACTCCCAGTCCAAATCCATAAACCCTGCCACTTTAATTGTTTTCGGAAGAGTGGCAGTTTCGTAAATAAAGTGAAATGCAGCAAAAGTATAGTGCCAATTCTTCCCCAATTTAGACTATAGTAATATGAAAAATTCCATCTCCAATCAGACTTTCATTCTTAATACAAGTTAGCATTCTTGCTAGaaacaccaatttttttttttttcctgggtaTTGCTAGAGACATCAACTTATTAGTTTTTGCATCAATTTCTTCAATCCCAAATTTTGTGGCAATGTTTCAACGCGTTTTCTGTTCACATTTTACAACAAATAAGAATTTGCATTGTGACTTGTTAACGAATAACTGGTGTCTCTTGCACTATTATTATGTTTATCATTTCTTACATACTTCCAAAATTAGACATGTAATATGATTTGCATCTCACTGTTAAATCAGATGTGTTTGGTAGCTGGAGAATATATTCTCAATTTGCATTCCAATTTGTATATAATAACTCTTCTTCATGCATTCACTGCAACAGATGGACTCTATTCAATAGCTATGATGAGCACCGAGCAGCAGAATGTTTCTTCGTCCTCTTACCGGTGCACATATGATGCATTCTTAAGTTTCAGAGGTGCAGATACACGCAAGGGTTTTGCAGATCACCTCTACAGTGCTTTGGAGTTGGCAGGAATCCACACTTTTAGAgatgatgatgaaattgagggaGGAGCAAACATCAAACAGGAGCTACAGACAGCAATACAAGAGTCACGAGTATCAGTCATTGTTTTCTCCACAGACTACGCCTCTTCCACGTGGTGCCTGAATGAACTTGCTATCATCATGGAACGTACAAAAACAGATGGACACAAGGTTGTGCCAGTTTTCTATGATGTGGAACCATCGGATGTCAGGAAACAGACGGGCAGTTTTGCAGACTCATTTACTAGACATGAAGAGCGCTTCAAGGACAAGAGAGACAAGGTGGAGGAGTGGAGACGAGCTCTTAGAGAAGTAACAGACCTGGGAGGGATGGTTTTAGGAGAACGGTAATTTGTCATTCCCTCCCTATATTCAGTCAAGTAGATCAAATGCTAGTCTCAAGCTTGTGAAAGTTTtagcttttctgtttttttttcaaataaaaaaaaattaaataaataacttgctcgtttgttttcttttcgtctgatatatttttatatcaataacatataggTACGAGTCGCAATTTATCCAAGATATTGTTGAAGCTGTTGGAAATAAACTGGACTACATGAACATGTGGAATAGGAGATTAAGAGTTGATCCCTATGTAATTGGAAGAGATTATTATGTCGAAAGCCTGAACACCTGGCTTGAAGATGGATCAAATGATGTTGGAGTAGCTGTCATCCATGGAATGGGTGGAATAGGCAAGACCACCATTGCTAAAATTGCTTATAACCAGAACTTCTCTAAATTTCAAGCTAGCAGTTTTCTTTCAGATATTAGGGAAACTTCCAAACAAGCCAATGGTTTTGTTCACTTGCAAAGGAACCTTCTTTCAGATATCCAAAAAAGGAAAGTGAACAATATATACAGCCATGATGAAGGTATAGTAAAGATCAAACGGGCTGTACGATGCAAAAGAGTTCTTATTGTTCTTGATGATATTGAGAACTTGGAACAGTTCAATGTGATTCTTGGAATGCGGGACTGGCTCCATCCTGGAAGTAAAATTATCATAACAGCTAGACATGAACATTTGTTAAGGGCTGAAGTTTGTGTAAGGTTTAAGGTTGAAGGATTACCTGAGCATCAATCACTTAAGCTTTTCAGTTGGCATGCCTTTGGACAACCCCATCCTCAAGAAGGTTACGTGGAGCTTTCAAGACCTGTAGTAGAACATTGTGGAGGGGTTCCATTAGCTCTTCAAGTTCTGGGATCTTCTCTATATGGAAAAACAATTGATTTTTGGAAAAATGCATTACACAACTTAGATGTGATTTCTGAGGGGGAAATTCAAAAGATTCTTGGCATAAGCTTTGATTCTTTACAAGATCATGAAAAACGTTTATTCCTGCATATAGCCTGTTTCTTCGTGGGAAAGGACAAGGATTTTACAACTACAATCCTTGACGAATGTGATTTTTCCACGGAGGTTGGACTTCAACATCTGGTTGATAGATGCCTTGTGGAAATTAATGTCAAAAACAAGAAGTTAATCGTGCATCAATTACTTCAAGACATGGGAAGGGCAATAATTCATGAAGAATCACCTGAGGACCCTGGAAAACGCACTAGACTGTGGCACAAAGATGCATTTAacgttttgacaaaattaacgGTAAGAAACATGAAttttatgtgtatatatttgcaatGGTGTTCTGCATGGTAACTTATCAAATGTTCTTATTTGTTAGCAGGGTACGAGAACCATCAAGGGCCTCATGCTCCACTTTCCCTCAACAGAGTCATCTCCGGTATTAAATGAGGTAGGTTTCGAAACAAGGGCATTCACAGAGATGCTCAATCTTGAACTACTTCTGCTTGATAATGTAAAGTTGAGTGGAAGctatgaaaattttccaaaaaaattaatatggttGTCTTGGAGAGGATTGTCTTTAAAATCAATACCAGcaaatttttgtttggaaaatctaGTTGCTCTTGACTTACGGAAGAGCAGTCTGCAATGTGTTTGGAAAGGAACCAGGGTATgttctaatctctctctctctctcactcagtacacacaaataaaaataaatttcagtGAAATTAGACTCTGTATTCATAGCAACTAATGACTTCTCTTTGATACAGTTTCTTAC of the Pyrus communis chromosome 1, drPyrComm1.1, whole genome shotgun sequence genome contains:
- the LOC137749491 gene encoding disease resistance protein RPV1-like, with product MMSTEQQNVSSSSYRCTYDAFLSFRGADTRKGFADHLYSALELAGIHTFRDDDEIEGGANIKQELQTAIQESRVSVIVFSTDYASSTWCLNELAIIMERTKTDGHKVVPVFYDVEPSDVRKQTGSFADSFTRHEERFKDKRDKVEEWRRALREVTDLGGMVLGERYESQFIQDIVEAVGNKLDYMNMWNRRLRVDPYVIGRDYYVESLNTWLEDGSNDVGVAVIHGMGGIGKTTIAKIAYNQNFSKFQASSFLSDIRETSKQANGFVHLQRNLLSDIQKRKVNNIYSHDEGIVKIKRAVRCKRVLIVLDDIENLEQFNVILGMRDWLHPGSKIIITARHEHLLRAEVCVRFKVEGLPEHQSLKLFSWHAFGQPHPQEGYVELSRPVVEHCGGVPLALQVLGSSLYGKTIDFWKNALHNLDVISEGEIQKILGISFDSLQDHEKRLFLHIACFFVGKDKDFTTTILDECDFSTEVGLQHLVDRCLVEINVKNKKLIVHQLLQDMGRAIIHEESPEDPGKRTRLWHKDAFNVLTKLTGTRTIKGLMLHFPSTESSPVLNEVGFETRAFTEMLNLELLLLDNVKLSGSYENFPKKLIWLSWRGLSLKSIPANFCLENLVALDLRKSSLQCVWKGTRFLTRLKILNLSHSHGLRTTSDLSGLPNLEKLILKDCINLVDVDESIGNLGKLVFLNLKDCKSLMKLPKRMNMMRSLEELILTGCSKLVLHDSAMVIYIHTTSRDMNKFRLLSTISWTPIWSWWKWAWPRKTLQSTSFSLASFPRCLGSLSLSYCNVSEVPNDLCTLSSLKYLNLIGNSILCLPQNMKSLIMLETLLLDKSINLEMLPELPPRLKRLEAKYCTSLKRLTNLPLFRSLESLFWGCEQLVEVKSLLNIKPSRSADIEMRRYMGPFNLKSITSTDVEMINYLTSTARKVPVQGVYECGVYSIFLPGSKIPDGFGFTTIYGSALSAIASSHPNLKIQGLNVCVLYAIEPGLAVDDYLVNAQHLIKVSNQTKGLMWTYSPVTVGFPTEKEDMLWLSHFQIGNNELEYGDQIRVSVEMHDFWIKEFGIQLVYEQERPPSSQNNVVAGDVSMSASEYQMWTGKYFLSNHRHRTHQTQFRKRQENPAHIEFSFEPEHQLHTYSRPKEH